A section of the Leptospira kobayashii genome encodes:
- a CDS encoding dienelactone hydrolase family protein — MFKRIIFISCLTALGFCSTTPSSEQPVKASVEGKAVEYKLDGKTYEGFLAVDKSITGKRPGILVIHEWWGLSGYTKQRAKQLADLGYVAFAMDVYGKGVVTEDHNEAGKLSAANRDPKAFLKKIYKALEILKADPNVDPNQIGAIGYCFGGKGVLELAFDGANLKGGVVSFHGMLPRPNLGKGSKPVKSKILVHHGGDDPFISKEVVAEFTKNLTDAKVPFSFVSHPGAVHGFTRPGSEKHGIPGIAYNAKADYASFESMKAFFAENFK; from the coding sequence ATGTTCAAACGAATTATATTCATTTCATGCCTTACGGCACTAGGATTTTGTTCTACAACACCTTCTTCGGAACAGCCGGTAAAGGCGAGCGTAGAAGGTAAAGCAGTCGAATACAAGTTAGATGGTAAAACTTACGAAGGTTTTCTTGCTGTGGACAAGTCGATTACAGGAAAACGTCCGGGAATTTTAGTGATTCATGAGTGGTGGGGATTGTCCGGCTACACAAAACAAAGAGCGAAACAGCTTGCCGATTTGGGTTATGTTGCCTTCGCAATGGATGTTTACGGAAAAGGTGTTGTGACGGAAGATCATAACGAAGCAGGGAAACTTTCCGCTGCGAACAGAGATCCGAAAGCATTTTTGAAAAAAATATATAAGGCTTTGGAAATTCTAAAAGCAGATCCGAACGTAGATCCGAATCAAATCGGTGCGATCGGATATTGTTTCGGAGGAAAAGGGGTTTTGGAACTGGCATTTGACGGTGCAAACCTAAAAGGCGGAGTCGTATCATTTCATGGAATGTTGCCGCGTCCCAATTTAGGAAAAGGATCGAAACCGGTTAAGTCTAAAATTTTAGTACACCATGGCGGAGATGATCCTTTCATTTCGAAAGAAGTCGTCGCCGAATTTACAAAGAATTTAACAGATGCTAAAGTTCCATTCAGCTTTGTTTCTCATCCAGGCGCGGTTCACGGATTCACAAGACCGGGTTCCGAAAAACACGGAATTCCCGGAATTGCTTACAATGCGAAAGCGGACTATGCTTCTTTTGAAAGTATGAAAGCTTTTTTCGCAGAAAATTTCAAATAG